The Ruminococcus bovis genome includes a region encoding these proteins:
- a CDS encoding DUF6512 family protein, with translation MKVKFFRNLEIVGAFFVFSLAFLLHYIYQLTDGTVFSILFGAVNESVWENTKIFLIAYAIWGLVELLVSNVYFKPFVVGKVLGIYFMGFFIIIMHYLFSLFVGDKMVGVDIAIGIFAVIFSQIISYRVALSDKNFGAYFIPSLFLLGLFLIAYFSFTVFPPHMGLFKDETTGFYGILPNYVDKGAAVLNNL, from the coding sequence ATGAAAGTTAAATTTTTTCGTAACCTTGAAATAGTAGGTGCTTTCTTTGTATTTTCTTTGGCATTTTTGTTGCACTATATTTATCAACTAACTGACGGTACGGTTTTTTCAATTCTCTTTGGTGCAGTTAATGAGTCTGTGTGGGAAAATACAAAAATATTTCTCATTGCATATGCTATTTGGGGACTTGTGGAGCTTTTGGTTTCTAATGTGTATTTTAAGCCATTTGTTGTGGGCAAAGTCCTTGGCATTTACTTTATGGGATTTTTTATAATTATTATGCACTATTTGTTTTCACTTTTTGTTGGGGATAAAATGGTCGGTGTTGATATTGCTATTGGCATTTTTGCAGTTATTTTTTCTCAGATTATTTCTTATAGGGTTGCTTTAAGTGATAAAAATTTCGGTGCTTACTTTATACCCTCATTATTTTTGTTGGGACTGTTCCTTATTGCGTATTTTTCCTTTACGGTTTTCCCACCACATATGGGACTTTTCAAAGATGAAACAACAGGCTTTTACGGAATTTTGCCGAATTATGTAGATAAAGGTGCAGCAGTTTTAAATAATCTGTAA
- the coaBC gene encoding bifunctional phosphopantothenoylcysteine decarboxylase/phosphopantothenate--cysteine ligase CoaBC, which translates to MMNGKNILIGVTGGIAAYKTPNLVSMLVKQGYNVDVILTENAMNFITPNTFEALTKNRCITDTFDRFHSFEIEHISLAEKADVVMIAPCTANVIGKIANGIADDMLTTTVMACKKAKKFIVPAMNTNMYENPIVQDNMKKLQNYGYEIIEASSGRLACGTVGKGKMPEPKDLYKYIERECKYEKDLLGKKVVVTAGATQEKIDPVRYITNHSTGKMGYAIAKVAMERGADVTLISGITSLEKIPFVNTIDVVSAEDMFNAVIENYDNADIVIKSAAVADFTPEDVFDEKVKKSSGNMDTIKLKPTKDIIKYLGEHKENQFLCGFSMETENMVENSRDKLTRKNLDMIVANNVKVKGAGFGTDTNVVTIITKDNEETLPIMTKEQVAEKLLDRIVEKIQ; encoded by the coding sequence ATTATGAATGGAAAAAATATATTAATCGGTGTAACAGGTGGAATTGCAGCCTATAAAACACCTAACCTTGTATCAATGCTGGTAAAGCAAGGTTATAATGTTGATGTTATTTTAACAGAAAATGCAATGAACTTTATTACACCGAATACATTTGAGGCATTAACAAAAAACAGATGTATCACAGATACATTTGATAGATTTCATAGTTTTGAGATTGAACATATCAGTCTTGCCGAAAAGGCAGATGTAGTAATGATTGCACCTTGTACTGCAAATGTTATTGGCAAAATTGCAAACGGTATTGCTGATGATATGCTGACTACAACAGTAATGGCTTGTAAAAAAGCTAAGAAGTTTATTGTACCTGCAATGAATACTAATATGTACGAAAATCCTATTGTACAGGATAATATGAAAAAGTTGCAGAACTATGGTTATGAAATTATAGAGGCATCAAGTGGCAGATTAGCTTGTGGTACAGTAGGCAAAGGTAAAATGCCTGAACCTAAGGATTTGTATAAGTACATTGAAAGAGAATGTAAGTATGAGAAAGATTTACTAGGTAAGAAAGTAGTTGTAACTGCCGGTGCAACTCAGGAAAAAATTGACCCTGTAAGATATATTACAAATCATTCTACCGGAAAAATGGGATATGCTATTGCTAAGGTAGCTATGGAGCGTGGTGCTGATGTTACTTTAATCAGTGGTATAACTTCTCTTGAGAAAATACCATTTGTAAATACTATTGATGTGGTGTCAGCTGAAGATATGTTTAATGCAGTTATTGAAAATTATGATAATGCAGATATTGTTATAAAGTCAGCAGCAGTAGCAGACTTTACACCGGAAGATGTATTTGATGAAAAAGTTAAAAAATCCAGTGGAAATATGGACACAATAAAATTAAAGCCAACTAAGGATATTATTAAATACCTTGGTGAGCATAAGGAAAATCAGTTCTTGTGTGGTTTCTCTATGGAAACAGAAAATATGGTGGAAAATTCTAGGGACAAACTCACAAGAAAGAATCTTGATATGATTGTAGCAAACAATGTAAAAGTAAAGGGTGCAGGTTTTGGCACAGATACAAATGTTGTTACAATCATCACTAAAGACAATGAGGAAACATTGCCTATTATGACAAAAGAACAAGTAGCAGAAAAGCTCCTTGACCGAATTGTTGAAAAAATACAGTAA
- a CDS encoding biotin--[acetyl-CoA-carboxylase] ligase, whose translation MKANEKKDTILKMLKENSDRYISGEELSEMFNVSRTAIWKNINDLRKMGYEIDSVTNRGYKLMSSPGILNAGETKTYIDDNALIGKELIVFETIDSTNNYLKANAEKYPTGTVVSAREQTGGKGRLGRVWQSKKDDTISFSVLLRPEISPMEVSAITPLCGLAVAKALNEYFDFGAKIKWPNDVIIGNKKLVGILTEMNCEFDKVDFIVVGIGINILNKDFPEEISKKATSCALESDKEIDKNKLLALILKHIENILLKGNYSFNEENLKEYKDYCATLGRDIIFTRKGEKVSGKATDIDNNGELVVTLEDGTTETVFSGEVTVQGIY comes from the coding sequence ATGAAAGCGAATGAAAAGAAAGACACTATCCTAAAAATGTTAAAAGAGAATAGTGACAGATATATTAGTGGTGAAGAACTTTCAGAAATGTTTAATGTTAGCCGTACTGCAATATGGAAAAACATTAACGATTTACGAAAAATGGGTTATGAGATTGACTCCGTTACAAACAGAGGCTACAAACTTATGTCATCACCTGGTATTTTAAATGCAGGTGAAACTAAGACTTATATTGATGATAATGCTCTGATTGGCAAAGAATTAATAGTATTTGAAACTATTGACTCAACCAACAACTACCTAAAGGCTAATGCAGAAAAGTACCCTACCGGTACAGTTGTTTCTGCCAGAGAACAGACCGGTGGCAAAGGCAGACTAGGCAGAGTATGGCAAAGTAAAAAAGATGACACAATCAGTTTTTCCGTACTTTTAAGACCGGAAATTTCACCAATGGAAGTTTCTGCAATTACTCCACTTTGTGGGTTGGCAGTTGCAAAAGCACTTAATGAGTACTTTGACTTTGGGGCAAAGATTAAGTGGCCTAATGATGTTATTATCGGCAACAAAAAGCTGGTTGGTATCCTTACAGAAATGAACTGTGAATTTGACAAGGTTGATTTTATTGTTGTTGGTATCGGCATAAATATTCTTAACAAAGATTTTCCGGAAGAAATTAGCAAGAAAGCAACCTCTTGTGCATTGGAAAGTGACAAAGAAATTGACAAGAACAAACTTCTTGCACTTATCCTAAAGCACATTGAAAATATACTTCTAAAGGGTAACTACTCCTTTAATGAAGAAAATTTAAAGGAATACAAAGACTACTGTGCAACACTTGGCAGAGATATTATTTTTACAAGAAAAGGTGAAAAAGTATCAGGTAAAGCTACTGACATTGATAATAACGGTGAACTTGTTGTTACATTGGAAGACGGTACTACAGAAACTGTCTTTAGTGGTGAAGTTACAGTACAAGGTATTTACTGA
- the spoVAD gene encoding stage V sporulation protein AD — MIKRVGSYTVEFMHPPIITGYSSVVGKKEAEGPLGKYFDKIFYDSRAGQPTWEKAEAKFQQEAFIGAMTKSKTHPEDIDFVFAGDLLNQLISSSYSMRSFNIPYLGQYGACSTMAQGIIMASFTVGGGSARETAVVTSSHFCTAERQYRYPLEYGGVRPQTAQWTVTGSGSVIVSNEGKGIEVVNATVGKIVDKGIKDINNMGAAMAPAAYDTILTYFNDTKTTPKDYDRIFTGDLGQVGSELLHQLLNDDGYNIDSIHRDCGLMIFDRDTQDVHAGGSGCGCGASVLCGKILKDMEKGKYNNVLFIATGALMSPTANQQGESIPGVAHLIHLKCQ, encoded by the coding sequence ATGATAAAAAGAGTTGGCTCATATACAGTAGAATTTATGCATCCACCAATAATAACAGGATACAGCTCAGTAGTTGGCAAGAAAGAGGCTGAAGGTCCTTTAGGAAAATATTTTGATAAGATTTTTTACGACTCAAGGGCTGGTCAACCTACTTGGGAAAAAGCAGAGGCTAAGTTTCAGCAAGAGGCCTTTATTGGTGCAATGACAAAAAGCAAAACACATCCGGAAGACATTGACTTTGTTTTTGCAGGGGATTTATTAAATCAGCTTATAAGCTCCAGTTACTCAATGAGAAGTTTTAATATTCCTTACCTTGGTCAGTATGGTGCTTGTTCAACAATGGCTCAAGGAATAATTATGGCATCATTTACAGTAGGTGGTGGAAGTGCAAGAGAAACAGCAGTTGTAACTTCATCACATTTTTGTACAGCAGAAAGGCAGTACCGTTATCCTTTAGAATATGGTGGTGTAAGACCACAAACTGCTCAATGGACAGTAACAGGTTCAGGCTCTGTAATTGTCAGTAACGAGGGTAAAGGCATTGAAGTGGTAAATGCCACAGTAGGAAAAATTGTGGATAAAGGGATAAAGGATATAAACAATATGGGTGCTGCTATGGCACCGGCAGCTTACGATACAATTTTGACCTATTTTAATGATACCAAGACCACACCTAAGGATTATGACAGAATTTTTACCGGTGACTTAGGTCAGGTAGGTTCGGAACTTTTACATCAATTACTAAATGATGATGGTTATAACATTGATAGTATTCATAGGGATTGTGGACTGATGATTTTTGATAGGGATACCCAAGATGTTCATGCAGGTGGTTCAGGCTGTGGATGTGGTGCATCGGTACTGTGTGGCAAAATTTTAAAGGATATGGAAAAGGGTAAGTACAATAATGTATTGTTTATAGCTACAGGTGCATTGATGAGTCCAACTGCAAATCAGCAAGGAGAGAGTATCCCGGGAGTTGCACATCTGATACATTTAAAATGTCAATAG
- the rpe gene encoding ribulose-phosphate 3-epimerase, whose protein sequence is MLIAPSLLSCDFSVMGEEIERMDKSGADYMHLDVMDGHFVPNITFGAPVIKTVRKYTEKPFDVHLMISEPLKYIEDFANAGADIITFHIESDSDVQETIDKIKACGKKPGLVIKPNTKAEEVFPYLKDLFMVLVMTVEPGFGGQSFMADMLPKVKEIREEANKVNPELLIEVDGGIGEATIKQAYDAGVDVCVAGTAVFKADSATEAINNLKALCK, encoded by the coding sequence ATGTTAATCGCACCATCACTACTATCATGTGACTTTTCAGTTATGGGTGAAGAAATAGAGAGAATGGACAAGTCAGGAGCAGACTATATGCACCTTGATGTTATGGACGGTCACTTTGTACCAAATATTACATTCGGTGCACCTGTTATTAAAACAGTTAGAAAATATACCGAAAAGCCTTTTGATGTTCATCTAATGATTTCCGAACCACTAAAGTATATTGAGGACTTTGCAAATGCCGGTGCTGATATTATTACTTTCCATATTGAAAGTGATAGTGATGTTCAGGAAACTATTGATAAAATCAAGGCTTGTGGCAAAAAGCCCGGACTTGTAATTAAGCCTAATACAAAGGCTGAAGAAGTTTTCCCTTATCTAAAGGATTTGTTTATGGTTCTTGTAATGACAGTTGAACCCGGTTTTGGTGGTCAGTCATTTATGGCAGATATGCTACCAAAGGTTAAAGAAATCAGAGAAGAAGCTAACAAGGTAAATCCTGAACTTCTTATCGAAGTTGATGGTGGTATCGGTGAGGCTACTATTAAACAGGCATATGATGCCGGTGTTGATGTTTGTGTTGCAGGTACAGCAGTATTTAAGGCTGACTCCGCTACTGAGGCTATTAACAACCTTAAGGCTCTTTGTAAGTAA
- a CDS encoding SdpI family protein yields MKKYLCLIISLLNAVATAIYIALIDKDIVPIHYDFYGNVDNEGSKWSFMFLPAILVVMAVVFLIIEKVMAKNINYQKNSKYLTICITGFIVLMLAMFWALLILSTNGNGKIIGKVVPFICSVILGLMGVLFSNFMPKIKPNGTFGIRVSATLNNETVWKKTHRFAGKTGMVGSFLVLITGFVSLFCGDFSAVVSIVGIVIFVVTIAVLPTIYAYRVKANMNKG; encoded by the coding sequence ATGAAAAAGTATCTATGCTTGATTATTTCATTGTTAAATGCAGTAGCCACAGCAATTTATATTGCACTTATTGATAAAGATATTGTGCCTATCCATTATGATTTTTACGGTAATGTGGATAATGAAGGTTCTAAATGGTCTTTTATGTTTTTACCTGCTATTTTAGTTGTAATGGCAGTAGTGTTCCTTATAATCGAAAAGGTTATGGCAAAGAATATTAATTATCAGAAAAACAGTAAATACCTAACTATTTGCATTACAGGTTTTATTGTTTTGATGTTAGCAATGTTTTGGGCATTATTGATTTTATCAACAAATGGTAACGGTAAAATTATCGGAAAAGTTGTTCCATTTATTTGTAGTGTTATTCTTGGTTTAATGGGTGTATTGTTTAGTAACTTTATGCCAAAGATAAAGCCTAACGGTACTTTTGGCATTAGAGTATCTGCAACTTTAAATAACGAAACTGTATGGAAAAAGACCCATAGATTTGCCGGTAAAACAGGTATGGTAGGTAGCTTCTTAGTGCTGATTACCGGTTTTGTTTCTCTATTTTGTGGTGACTTTAGTGCAGTAGTTTCCATTGTTGGTATAGTTATTTTTGTTGTAACTATTGCAGTTTTGCCAACAATTTATGCTTACAGAGTAAAAGCAAATATGAATAAAGGGTAA
- a CDS encoding alpha-amylase family glycosyl hydrolase yields MPQWLSDAVFYEIYPQSFNDTNGDGIGDIQGIIEKLDYVKGLGCNAIWLNPVYDSPFMDAGYDVRDYKKVAPRYGTNEDLVRLFDEAHKKGIKILLDLVPGHTSDQHPWFLESKKAKESEYTNRYIFTKSVWDAPPEYRMMCGLCERDGNYMVNYFSSQPALNYGFYEVTHPEWQLPYDHPDALATAEAIKDVMRFWLDKGADGFRVDMADSLVKNDDEKIATAKIWRGVREMLDKDYPEAAMVSEWCNPERAINNAGFHMDFYLDHYGNGYSRLFRYEKDGENKAFFHKNGKGDITAAMDEYVPNFEKTKANGYISFMTNNHDMPRMTHYADKETIRLAFATLFTLPGVPFLYYGDEIGMRYQGDLVSKEGGYSRTGSRTPMQWNSEKNLGFSTADECYLPVDKNADAPTVENQKNDPESIYKVVTDVIALRHNNKDLGNDGDFEVVYAEKEKYPFIYKRGKFVVVVNPSSNDETVPFDFDVASTLYQIGKTEVKDNKVTAYGSSFAIFEVK; encoded by the coding sequence ATGCCACAGTGGTTAAGTGACGCAGTATTTTACGAAATTTATCCTCAGTCTTTTAACGATACTAACGGTGATGGTATCGGTGATATTCAGGGTATTATTGAAAAACTTGATTATGTAAAGGGTCTTGGTTGTAACGCAATTTGGCTAAACCCTGTTTACGATTCACCATTTATGGATGCCGGTTATGATGTAAGAGATTACAAGAAGGTTGCTCCAAGATATGGTACAAATGAAGATTTGGTAAGACTTTTTGATGAGGCTCACAAAAAGGGTATCAAGATTTTACTTGACCTTGTTCCGGGTCATACAAGTGACCAACATCCATGGTTCTTAGAAAGTAAGAAAGCTAAGGAAAGTGAATATACAAACAGATATATCTTTACAAAGTCAGTATGGGATGCACCACCTGAATATAGAATGATGTGTGGTTTATGTGAGCGTGACGGTAACTATATGGTTAACTACTTTAGTAGCCAACCTGCTCTTAACTATGGTTTCTATGAAGTAACTCACCCTGAATGGCAGTTACCTTATGACCATCCTGATGCATTAGCTACAGCAGAAGCAATTAAAGATGTTATGAGATTTTGGCTAGATAAGGGTGCTGATGGTTTCAGAGTTGATATGGCTGACTCTCTTGTAAAGAACGATGATGAAAAAATCGCTACTGCTAAGATTTGGCGTGGTGTCAGAGAAATGCTAGATAAGGATTATCCAGAGGCTGCTATGGTTTCAGAATGGTGTAACCCTGAAAGAGCTATCAATAATGCCGGTTTCCATATGGACTTTTACCTTGACCATTACGGCAATGGTTATAGCCGTCTATTCAGATATGAAAAAGATGGTGAAAACAAAGCATTCTTCCATAAGAACGGTAAGGGTGATATTACTGCTGCTATGGATGAGTATGTTCCTAACTTTGAAAAAACTAAGGCTAACGGTTACATTAGCTTTATGACTAATAACCATGATATGCCAAGAATGACTCACTACGCAGATAAAGAAACAATCAGACTTGCTTTTGCAACTCTATTTACTTTACCGGGTGTACCATTCCTATATTATGGTGATGAAATCGGTATGAGATACCAGGGTGACCTTGTTTCTAAGGAAGGTGGTTATTCTCGTACAGGTTCAAGAACACCTATGCAGTGGAATAGTGAAAAGAACCTAGGTTTCTCAACTGCTGATGAATGTTATCTACCTGTTGACAAGAATGCAGATGCACCAACTGTTGAAAATCAGAAGAATGACCCTGAGTCAATTTATAAGGTTGTAACTGATGTTATTGCACTTCGTCATAATAATAAGGACCTAGGCAATGACGGTGACTTTGAAGTTGTTTATGCTGAGAAAGAAAAGTATCCTTTCATCTACAAGAGAGGTAAGTTTGTTGTTGTTGTAAACCCATCTTCAAATGACGAAACTGTACCATTTGATTTTGATGTTGCTTCAACTCTATACCAAATCGGCAAAACAGAAGTAAAGGATAATAAGGTTACTGCTTACGGTAGTTCTTTTGCTATCTTTGAAGTAAAGTAA
- a CDS encoding type III pantothenate kinase codes for MLLAIDIGNTNIVIGIIDNDQVAFTGRLATDKLKTADEYALQFVGMLNMKHIDVADIEGVIISSVVPPLILTMKRAIKTLTGKVPVILGPGTKTGLNIKLDNPAQLGCDQVADAVAVINKYPTPAMVLDMGTATTVSVIDKNKNYLGGLIIPGIRISQDALSSSTSQLPRISLEKPEKVIGKNTIDCMKSGAVYGSASMIDGLADRIEEELGEKVTIIATGGNAESIVSVCKRDVIYDGNLLLDGLNFIYKKNNK; via the coding sequence ATGTTACTTGCAATAGATATAGGCAATACAAATATTGTAATTGGCATAATAGATAATGACCAAGTTGCCTTTACCGGCAGACTTGCAACAGACAAGCTAAAGACTGCTGATGAATACGCATTACAGTTTGTCGGTATGCTTAATATGAAACACATTGATGTTGCTGACATTGAGGGTGTTATCATCAGTTCTGTTGTGCCACCACTAATCTTAACAATGAAAAGAGCTATCAAAACATTAACAGGAAAAGTTCCTGTTATCTTAGGTCCGGGTACAAAAACCGGTCTTAATATTAAGCTGGACAATCCGGCACAATTAGGTTGTGACCAAGTAGCTGATGCAGTTGCAGTAATCAACAAATATCCTACACCTGCAATGGTACTTGATATGGGTACTGCTACTACTGTTTCTGTTATTGACAAAAACAAAAACTACCTTGGTGGGCTTATTATTCCCGGTATTAGAATCAGTCAGGATGCTTTGTCATCATCAACCAGCCAGTTGCCAAGAATCAGCCTTGAAAAGCCTGAAAAGGTTATTGGCAAAAACACTATTGACTGTATGAAAAGTGGTGCAGTTTACGGTTCAGCATCTATGATTGATGGTTTAGCAGATAGAATTGAAGAAGAACTTGGCGAAAAGGTTACTATTATTGCAACAGGTGGCAATGCTGAAAGTATTGTATCTGTTTGTAAGAGAGATGTAATATATGACGGGAACTTACTATTAGACGGATTGAACTTTATATATAAGAAAAACAACAAATAA
- a CDS encoding autorepressor SdpR family transcription factor yields the protein MGDVWKALADPTRRKILSLLKDKDMNAGEIANEFNMTKPSISNHLNILKQADLVDAEKVGQNVNYSLKTSVLEDVLKLISDLSSRGKD from the coding sequence GTGGGAGATGTGTGGAAAGCATTGGCTGACCCTACAAGAAGAAAAATTTTATCACTATTAAAGGATAAAGATATGAATGCCGGTGAAATTGCAAATGAGTTTAATATGACAAAACCATCAATCAGCAATCACCTGAATATTCTCAAACAAGCTGACCTGGTAGATGCTGAAAAGGTAGGTCAAAATGTAAATTATTCCCTCAAGACCAGTGTTCTTGAGGATGTTTTGAAACTTATTTCTGACTTAAGTAGCAGAGGAAAGGATTAG
- a CDS encoding cupin domain-containing protein codes for MEKLIKNIEKSQVLKLKDQVNFQDGQIVSKTLVQNDAVSLTLFAFEKDEEISTHQSEGDAMVTVLEGKGKFTVGGVEHIVSEGETLIMPAKVPHAVYGEERFKWLLTCIF; via the coding sequence ATGGAAAAACTAATTAAAAATATAGAAAAATCACAGGTATTAAAACTAAAAGATCAGGTTAACTTTCAGGATGGCCAAATTGTAAGCAAGACTTTAGTGCAAAATGATGCAGTTAGTCTAACACTTTTTGCTTTTGAAAAAGATGAAGAAATCTCTACTCATCAGTCAGAGGGGGACGCAATGGTTACTGTTCTTGAAGGTAAAGGCAAATTCACTGTTGGTGGTGTAGAACACATTGTCTCCGAAGGTGAAACACTTATTATGCCGGCAAAAGTTCCTCACGCAGTTTATGGCGAAGAAAGATTTAAGTGGCTTTTAACTTGTATCTTCTAA
- a CDS encoding transketolase, which produces MEISEIKQLQINATKARMGAIIGTYNAKSGHPGGSLSAADVLTYLYFKEMNVDPSNPKWADRDRFVLSKGHSAPALYAVLALKGYFDWDELKSLRHVGAMLQGHPDMKGTPGIDMSTGSLGQGISTACGMAIAGKMDNKDYRVYTVLGDGECEEGQVWEALMFAAHKTLDNLVVIVDQNGLQIDGTVAEVGGIEPLDKKFEAFGFNTLKVDGHSFEELDKAFAVAKETKGMPTAILMKTVKGKGVSFMENQVGWHGKATNDEEYKQAMAELEATLASLEG; this is translated from the coding sequence ATGGAGATTAGCGAAATTAAGCAGTTGCAAATTAACGCAACTAAAGCAAGAATGGGTGCTATCATCGGCACTTATAATGCTAAGTCAGGACATCCGGGTGGTTCACTTTCTGCTGCTGATGTTTTAACTTATCTTTATTTTAAAGAAATGAATGTTGACCCATCAAACCCTAAGTGGGCAGATAGAGATCGTTTTGTTCTTTCAAAGGGTCATTCAGCACCTGCACTTTATGCAGTACTTGCACTAAAGGGCTATTTTGATTGGGACGAACTAAAGTCACTTCGTCATGTAGGTGCTATGCTACAGGGTCACCCTGATATGAAGGGTACACCGGGTATTGATATGAGCACAGGTTCTCTTGGTCAGGGTATCTCAACTGCTTGTGGTATGGCTATTGCAGGTAAGATGGATAACAAGGACTACAGAGTATATACTGTTCTTGGTGACGGTGAATGTGAAGAAGGTCAGGTTTGGGAAGCACTTATGTTTGCTGCTCATAAGACCCTAGACAATCTTGTTGTTATTGTTGACCAGAACGGTCTTCAGATTGACGGTACAGTTGCTGAAGTTGGTGGTATTGAACCACTAGATAAGAAGTTTGAAGCATTTGGCTTTAATACTCTAAAGGTTGACGGTCATTCATTTGAAGAACTAGACAAGGCTTTTGCAGTAGCAAAAGAAACTAAAGGTATGCCAACAGCTATCCTTATGAAAACTGTTAAGGGTAAGGGTGTTAGCTTTATGGAAAATCAGGTTGGTTGGCACGGTAAGGCAACTAACGATGAAGAATATAAACAAGCAATGGCTGAACTAGAAGCTACACTTGCATCATTGGAGGGTTAA
- the rlmB gene encoding 23S rRNA (guanosine(2251)-2'-O)-methyltransferase RlmB gives MEQNKQNLDNQRNDIIAGRNPVMEAIRSGRSIESILVAKGERSGSVVAIIAKAKQKNIPVKDVDSKKLDFLAKGVNHQGIVAQCAVKEYSTLEDIFALAEERGESPFIIVLDKIEDPHNLGAIIRTAECAGAHGVIIPERRSAGLSYTVEKTSAGALEYMPVVRVKNISAVLQKLKDKGIWVYGADMDGEHYKKVNFDGAVALVIGNEGKGISPLVAKDCDVIVSLPMKGKINSLNASVAAGILMYEIADKR, from the coding sequence ATGGAACAAAATAAACAGAATTTAGATAATCAGAGAAATGATATAATTGCAGGTCGTAACCCTGTTATGGAGGCAATCCGTAGTGGCAGAAGTATTGAGTCAATCCTTGTTGCAAAAGGTGAAAGAAGTGGCTCAGTTGTTGCAATTATTGCAAAAGCAAAACAGAAGAATATTCCTGTTAAAGATGTTGACTCAAAAAAGCTGGATTTCTTAGCTAAAGGTGTAAACCATCAGGGTATTGTTGCTCAATGTGCAGTAAAGGAATACAGTACACTTGAGGATATTTTTGCTTTAGCAGAAGAGAGAGGGGAAAGTCCTTTCATTATTGTTCTTGACAAGATAGAAGACCCACACAACCTAGGTGCTATTATTCGTACTGCAGAATGTGCCGGTGCTCATGGTGTAATTATTCCTGAAAGAAGAAGTGCAGGACTTTCTTATACAGTAGAGAAAACTTCTGCCGGTGCATTAGAATATATGCCGGTTGTAAGAGTTAAGAATATTTCAGCAGTACTCCAAAAGCTAAAGGATAAAGGTATTTGGGTTTATGGTGCTGATATGGACGGTGAACATTACAAGAAAGTTAATTTTGATGGTGCAGTTGCCCTAGTAATCGGTAATGAGGGTAAGGGTATCAGTCCACTTGTTGCAAAGGATTGTGATGTTATAGTTTCACTTCCTATGAAAGGCAAAATCAATTCTCTTAACGCTTCTGTTGCAGCAGGTATTTTAATGTATGAAATAGCAGACAAAAGATAA